The genomic segment AGCAGGTccccggacttgcaccaatgcagtgcagtttcactaacacagttggctctgtagttatagacggcgatactgatcaccacctatcacgttgaatTTCACGActatggtctaacagaaagcgcggttaggtgagggtacttagttaattttgtgatggatgtacctctgattggGGTACTAAATGGTATTAGTCGTGAGCCTTGTTATATGTAGTTTTCGTCAAATGACATTGAATGAAATGCTTATACCCACGTGGAGCAATCAAGAAGTGTCGCATAGGTGAATAGTACCTTtgaatttttttatacatttcgcTACACCCGCATTTTTGACTCAACCTCTAAAAAGGGGCGGGGCTTGTTTACTTATTAATTTGCTTCATATCTTTTATTACCTGCGGCGCGGCTAGGTGCTCGTTCACCTTTTAAAGGATACGGTGTTAGTTCCGATTTTGACCACGTACCCTTCTTAAAAATAcccttctattgtgtgggttgagaggtggattaccaatctcatcaaccctggttaccCAAATACCCTTGTTAGTGACCGACTACATAACATGTTATGCTTAAGAGGTAACTACAAACTAGGCTATGTACCGAACCTACCTTATCTACCATTGTTTAAACATAGTTCCGAAGTACAGCCTAGCCGTAGGCTATTGTATTGATTTTAGACTCGGCAAAAAAATGGTCAAAAAATCGGTCATTTTGTCAAGTCTATCTAAGTAActtgtattattccttattctatacttgTACCTATATACGTACATAGGAGTAGTTCCCAACTGTTTAAATCACTAGGTACGTCAaaacagaataaggaatattacgGTCAAAATAcgcaaaattactatggaattcgtatgaaaaaaaaaacgaccttTGACgacatagaaaaatgtgacaaagtgTCGCATTTGtaacatatttctttattaggtagtagattaaaattcataaataagttaaatagaaaaaaaagaaaaattttgtcacctttggatctgtctttatttaggaaTGAGAACTTCATAATTtctctttgacctaagaaactacccatgATCAATAGTTACCATGGAAAACTATTGATAAAATACATGTTACTAAAGTAAGATATCGGGTAAGTTGCCCGTACCTACCTTTCATGTTGGAAAGAATAATCGTTTTTTTGCGAGAAACTTGAGATGATTGAGCCATAAAaacttctatcttgtgggttgtgaggtggatgagcaatcttggtgtcagggttattattgagccgccaacaaCCCCCTGActtagctcatgtaacgactaggtacctacgtaatacTTACCACGTACGTAAACTATAACCGGGACGCGTATTTAGAAACGCTAGGTTGACGAGTAGAATACTTACTACACATCTAGCACATTTTATCTTATAAGTTTTACTCCAGTTCGTCACTATGTGGGACATTACTGGAGTAGGGTTTATGCGCGTTTTTCGCTCGGAAATCCTATTCCAATTCGTCTCGGCCTGCGGAGACGTATTTCTAAATacgcaaccgggaccaacggcttcacgtgctaAATATTAGGTACAGTACAGCGCATTATATGTATTATTTCCTCCATCCCGCAGACGTGTCTGATTATTTCTCATAAGCACGTGTTCATGTACCACGAACcgtgtggtagcccagttggaagaaagcttgactctcattgtgtgGTCGCAAGTTTGAATCCCAGTACCGGCctgttcatgtttggataataacaTGATTATAAGCGGCAAAGGAAAACATtctgaggaaacctacattccggAGAAATATGTTTCGCAGACCTAACCTTAATAAGGCTGTTTTtttcttcgcgggttgaaaggtcggacaggcagtcgcttcggtaaAATCAGACCTGtgaaatattcaggttaggtaagcggaccttgtgacaGCGGAATAACGAGGGTGAAAGACATAAACGGCTGTTTTTTTCCAGTTATGGCGCTATAGCAGTTCAGAGTTGTTTTTTTGTCATGTAATATTTAGGTACTAATGACCATTatagagctcggtggcgcagcggtaaacgcgctcggtctgcgattgttgaagttaagcaactttcgcaaaggccggtcataggatggtgtgcgttaccccaacaagaaagtatctcctagagttatatgagtagaacgtatagttggtgccttatctgctgtaaatgtgcgcccacataaaaaatgtgtgccccctgtcgtttcgaaaaaaaatcgaaaaaacgattcttgctggggtaacgtttttctagcaggaaaattctaaacgaatgatcggagagagaaaaactgtgcatggccagatagcttatatgtgtgccaaaatgtgcccccaaaaataaaatctgtgccccttcagattttcgagatattgcatttcctgctggagtaacgttttgatgaatagtatatctctaaaaccattgcatgtgcccctgtagaataaacatacgcgagtagctcttaatgtgtgcccctttgtgccccaattagattttagaaaatatttatagttttcaagttatcgcggttttatgaaaacccgaaaaaacatcgcagcgcctaaatgagacaaggcataacttcgctgaaaactgtattcggtctttcttgacgctaataataaccatacaaagtttcaaaaatgttcatgcatgcgtttttgaataatcttgctaaaagtaaaaacgatggtgtcataactttgacggcaaaatacaaggaactggcacaatcccagatgtgtaggtgtaaaccaaaatcttgtgcctttagtcaaaaatatatggtgaaaatattgagcttcaaatgttacgcattaagtaaatataaacaaaaaaccaaaatatgtaaacaacggctggttatccgaccaaatctgaatgactactaaaaagcgacggattcatacttaacgaggaccttctttattggacgtattatacctaagctgttgtccttacagtcgcgttcaaaagttttgagggctaattaaaaaatatattaaatgcaccttgtgactatataaatgaaacagcttgttgatgtggaaattattatttacattagtataaaaatacaggtatgtcacaaaacagtttggtcacgattttgagcatgttagtcacatgtacattttatttgaaaatggctcttataaatgtagatacttaatcatgtgtaaggtcatagaaacagctattaaaatataatccaataacaactttattttattagttattacttttctacttcagtgtactcaggcacaacacgtgtgaaccggttagtgagtaaagtaaagaaggtcatcgatatgtatgaatccgtcgctttttagtagtcattcagatttggtcggataaccagccgttgtttacatattttggttttttgtttatatttacttaatgcgtaacatttgaagctcaatattttcaccatatatttttgactaaaggcacaagattttggtttacacctacacatctgggattgtgccagttccttgtattttgccgtcaaagttatgacaccatcgtttttacttttagcaagattattcaaaaacgcatgcatgaacatttttgaaactttgtatggttattattagcgtcaagaaagaccgaatacagttttcagcgaagttatgccttgtctcatttaggcgctgcgatgttttttcgggttttcataaaaccgcgataacttgaaaactataaatattttctaaaatctaattggggcacaaaggggcacacattaagagctactcgcgtatgtttattctacaggggcacatgcaatggttttagagatatactattcatcaaaacgttactccagcaggaaatgcaatatctcgaaaatctgaaggggcacagattttatttttgggggcacattttggcacacatataagctatctggccatgcacagtttttctctctccgatcattcgtttagaattttcctgctagaaaaacgttaccccagcaagaatcgttttttcgattttttttcgaaaagacagggggcacacattttttatgtgggcgCACattacgttctactcatataactctaggagatactttcttgttggggtaacgcacaccataggatgggtgaccacaaaaaaaaaagttttcatctcgagctcctccgtgcttcggaaggcacgttaagccgttggtcccggctgcattagctgcatatcaatccgcactgggcccgcgtgatggtttaaggcccgatctccctatccatccatagggaaggcccgtgccccagcagtggagacgtgaatgggctgatgatgtgtgaccattatggacggcgatacgTCTCAGTCTAACAGcgagctcggtgaggcgtgaatacttagttcatcttgcgatggatgcagtTGAATCTGACTACCCAAATTTGGTTGTAGCCGTAAGCTTATtatgtttctcaaaaacaagatggcgctAAACAGCTTTTCCTTTGTTTACCCTTGTAATTGTATCCCTTACGCGCGTTTATACAAATATTACatagaataatattttctattgaattaggtacattattttcTCTTAATGCTGGTAGATTATGACGATTGTGCGTATAGGGGGTCTTGTTAAAGGACGGAGGTCACAAGTTATCAGGTTGCGTCAAGTATCTGCTGTTGTccggtacctacttactatgaATTATGATatgataagtaagtaattattgtaggtatgtatttttaGCGAATAATAGGATACGAGCAGTGATGTATCGTCCCCGGTTATATTTCCgattaggttgttgccaactttttgaacGCTGAGATGTTTCTGGACACTtagtgttactatctatacggccaccttgatCATCCCTAATTATTGTACATTCTGGATTTTGCTAACTATACgtataccttgactgtcactatttGCTTCTGTCTGTACTACAATTAAAGTAATTACTTAGGTAGAGtggaaaataggtaggtaactcTTTCTCTCGCGTGGGTTATGAttgtgagaccaatgaccgacctcagcagccctggtgtcagggttattattgagccgccaaaggcccctgttcttacatgagccatgcaaTGCAtattatgagcaatatcatgtatccacttaaGAACCcagtcgcactatcatgtttgacatttaatgagacttcggtttaatttgtcaaaaatgttaatgtgacatggttaagtgtatacatattagtactcgtgaagtcgtgaccgtacttttacttaagtaaatagtagccgggaccagctgcttaacgtgccctccgaagcacggatcatcttactttcgggtaatcagcctgcaatgtcctacctaaccaaactggggatcgctcacaaagtgatttttgatgaTCCcaacgagattcgaacccgggacctccggatcagtGAACACTGTAAGTTATTAATTTCCCGCCTTCAACAAACAAGACTACATGAGGTCATatcattttgttttcatttttcattacgTGCGTAATACGACGCGCCCACAAACAATTTTGCATCATCGGCGGTGACCTTAAGGTCACAACTCCTACTGATAATATCTCTCTCTGATGTAATCAGTGCGAGGGGAATAATTTGTCGATTTGCAGCTGGTGTACTTTTACTAAACCAGAGGCATCATCAtgccataaaatataaactttacACCTATATCCCATAGCGGTAAGCAGACATAACGGATTCCCGTTTACTTATAGAACACTGAGCGCTTTTGAACTCCGGCTCTGCCCAGTCAATTAGGAATTACgagggtgagtttatgtatgtatgtaacatagaTTCCCTCCACGTTTATCAAGCGCTTTATACCTCTAGGTACTCttgcgccggttcagagtagtatATAgacatcataatttatttaattaataaggaAATAGATATGAAGTTGATGCTTTGGATAATGGAAACTCCACGGGGACTTAGTGCCTACTAGATTTACCTCATAGTCAATATAGGTTGGTCATTCAATATACTTAAGCagttaattacttttatttattactcaaaTTGCGGACGTGGTCCACGCAGGCGCCAAGTTGAAGCGGGattgggcaggtcacgtctgtcggatgcctaacaACCTGTaagctaagatcaccacagaatggtctccgagtAGAGGTagacgcaggcgtggcagaccgaggcggatatggcgcgacgacttggatgctttcctgaaaggctggccggaggaagcactggagagagtccTAGAAGATaaggagggaggcctttgcccagcagtggaacacttaaaaactagataagaagaatttattactttgcgtaaagtaggtaggtaacctaACTTATAAGATCGCGCGCGTAATCACTGGGATGGGCAGTCACAAAGCTTCAAAAGACATAAAACAGCAGCTATTCTTCGTATTGTCGTCTCACGATACAAAGATGTTATACCTACCTAGCGACAGTTATAAACGATCAAAGTTCACCTACTGAAGCGGCGACATTGACCGTAAATTGTCCTTGGGAATCGATCACCCATATTTTTATGAGTTACGCAACGCGAGAGCTTATTGTGTTCAGTTTGGTCGAAGTCTTTTTTGTTTGAAGATGCCTAAAGGgtaaggtttaatacgatctattctgatCCGGCGTGCGTTCATGAAACTGCTCACTTGGGTGGGaagtgggaaataagcgtgtggttatgtacttatgtataggTTTAGATACCTATAAATTTACTACAATCTTGTAGCGAAAGATAAAATTATGTTATCGTTGTTCTTCAATACAATGACCCCGCCAATTTTTCTTTGTCAAGCTTACAAgacaagttttgtcttcggttTATTTCCCACAAACCTTGATAAAACCCATTACCTAATGAAAATAGCTACACGTGTTAAGTTCTAGTCACGATTGTAGTTTAGTTCTAGTAAGTTACCGAAGCATAACCaagattctttcaaataataggCAGGGAAAATAAACTAAGATCACTTAGCTAATTATGAGTAGCTGGGGCGTCAAAACGGTCACATCGagtcgaagaaattcatctgaaaaagcaataatgctactttaatatgtgcaaatgtcaaattgcaatattgctttttttagataaattgcttcaatatggccccCTGTCCTCGATTGAGGACACATTACCTGAAAATTTACTGTTAGTAAAAAAAGATACCTACTGTGTGCagatataataaacataaaaagaaagatgtacgaagtatttttattaatgccttaataataagtaggtatatggaATAATAGTTTCtataaatttagaaaatctcTGATCACAATATACATTAGGCAACTGGCCAATTCGCAGaactatacattattattttgactaACATTGCCAATACAAACAATCTAATCaagtttatgtaattttatgcaTGCCTTATCAAATACACATTGATAATGATGCTTGTGAAAGCATTAATATTTCTCTTTTTTAATCATCACATGAATTTAGATACAGAAAAGCTTTCTAGGTTGAAACAATTGACAAATGtacacattaaaaatattttggaaaTATAACTCTAAttgaaaaacgaaataaatcatttttcaaCTCGATTAGGCAAATCAAATTGTCAATGATTCATTTAGAACTAATATTcaacaaaattttaaaagtaaaatacattttagtcATGAAAACTTCAACAAAatctattatacatataaagttAAATGCAGACTCCgaagaaataacaattttatggcAGGATTGGAATGAAAACTACATAAAAATGCGCTAAATTAATTTTCGTTACATTTGAAAATTCATCAACTTTAAGTATACAatatttcattttgaaattatagGGACATGGAAGGCTTAATCACGATTTATCACTTGTCTACAATAACAACCCCACTCTCTGCCTGCAATAGATGCAATAGTGGCTGCAATAGATATTAGAGTTAGACAGCAAGAAAGTTTGTCTAACAGGTCTATTTATCACAAAACTAATTTCAATGTGTGTAAAACTATATggaattatataaattattaacctCTGTGTTTGATATAGAAATTATATACTTCTCGGAGTTGatcataataaaacttaatgaGATTAAAGAATCTTCACTATAATAAACTCATGTTACCATGAGCTCATTAAAACTAATGTTAGCAGGCTTCCAACTGTCTCAAACATGAAATATTATTCCTCTCCACAATAAAATATCACTGAGTTTCGAGCTTATCATTAACCTGCAGGTTAAACTAACAATAACAAGCATGTCCAATCTATATTGGCCATACCTTATTTAACTTTAGATGTTGGATCCCTCATCCTAAAATAtgtaacataaaaaagaaaattaaactaATATGGAACATTAGAGAACAGGTATGAGACAGACTCCCCGTTATGTGTGCGTCGCACTGCCTCTGCTAGCATCATGGAGACATCAATGCACTGGATCTTGGGACACTCCTGCATGTGTCTCTCTTGTGGGATCGTGTTTGTGACAACAACAGCTTCTAGGCACGCATTATTGATCCTCGAAATGGCAGGTCCTGAGAAGATACCGTGTGTTAAGATAGCATATACCTTGATAGCACCGGCTTCAATCAATTTCTCAGCAGCATGGCAGATGGTGCCGCATGTGTCTGCCATGTCGTCCACCAGGATGGCTGTGCGGTCCTTCACATCACCAACCAACACCATTGAAGCTACTTCATTAGCTTTTTTCCTCTCTTTGTGGATGAGAGCAAACTCTACATTCAATCGATCAGCTATGGATGTGACTCTCTTAGCTCCACCAGCATCAGGGGACACTACAATGCTGGTCTTCCAATCAGGAATGTTCTCTTTGATCCACTTTAGCACGGCGGGTTCGGCGAAGAGGTTATCTACTGGTATGTCGAAGAATCCCTGGATTTGCGAGGCATGGAGGTCCATAGTGATGATGTGGTCGGCGCCGGAGACGGACAGGATGTTAGCGACGAGCTTGGCAGTGATGGGGGCTCTGCTTTTGTCTTTCTTGTCCTGACGCGCGTACGGGAAGCACGGGATAACGGCAGTGACGCGCGAAGCCGACGCTATTTTACAAGCGTTGATCATAATAAGCAACTCCATGAGGTTGTCGTTGATCTCGCCACTGCCGCTCTGCACGATGTAAACATCCTCCCCACGCACCGACTCGCCGATCTCGACGCACGTTTCCATGTTGCTAAACTTCTTGGTTACGACTTTACCAAGATCGATGCCCAGGCGATCGACAATCTTCTGTGCTAGGTCGGGGTGGGAGCTCCCGCTGAAGACTTTGATGTTCGGCATTCTTGTGGTTAGAGGAAGGAGGTTGTCTAGTTTATTCACTACTTGTTCGTACGGTGCACTTGATTTCATCAGCGGATTAAAATGACCTCTCGGCCGTCACTCGCGGTATGCGCGACGGAAATAACGAGATCAACTATTTATGAATGTCTTTATTAACGATAAGAGATTTCGAAGGCAACGTGGGACTTGCCGCTGTGTGCCGTAAATACGCCACACTTCACGCGCTCGcacgtttttttattttattgagttTGATTGACATATGATACGAACGATACCAACTATTGAACGAATttgacaataaaaaataaaaaattggtGTGACCATTCTTTTGCTTAATACCGGACAACCGGAAGTTGAATTTAACAGTTAGTACTACCACGTATAGTTTACAAAAGTATCTTCAATGCTAGTATATTTTGAGTCTATGGAACTGGAACTTGATAGTATTGCGGTGTTTGTGATGGTTCCTATAACCGACTTAAAAAGGAGGTTCTAAATTTTgtttctctatttatttattttttatatcggtGGTGTTTGGTTTAAGTCAAATACCAAGTATTTCCTTGGTTTGAGTCAAGTTTGAGTGGTGAAACTTTGACGTTTACAAACGTAACGTAGTGAGTGGTGCTCAAATTGTGCTCAAAGACCAAGTCCAAGTAGTCTTTGGTGGTGCTGGTGTGTTGTGGAATGAGACTTTGTtgcttttttttccttttgcccatttgagggtcaggctacgggctaagatcataagaccatgctgcctagtcttcaaAGAGACTTTTTGTTGCTTTGTTGAGCGAGACCATAGAGCCCCTCCGGAGGGAGACTGACTCTGAGCCTCTGAGGACTGAACTGATTGACGTTTGCCCGCCAATATCTTTCCTTTCCCAACAAAGGTCTCTGTTGTTTTT from the Pectinophora gossypiella chromosome 11, ilPecGoss1.1, whole genome shotgun sequence genome contains:
- the LOC126370586 gene encoding ribose-phosphate pyrophosphokinase 2; this encodes MKSSAPYEQVVNKLDNLLPLTTRMPNIKVFSGSSHPDLAQKIVDRLGIDLGKVVTKKFSNMETCVEIGESVRGEDVYIVQSGSGEINDNLMELLIMINACKIASASRVTAVIPCFPYARQDKKDKSRAPITAKLVANILSVSGADHIITMDLHASQIQGFFDIPVDNLFAEPAVLKWIKENIPDWKTSIVVSPDAGGAKRVTSIADRLNVEFALIHKERKKANEVASMVLVGDVKDRTAILVDDMADTCGTICHAAEKLIEAGAIKVYAILTHGIFSGPAISRINNACLEAVVVTNTIPQERHMQECPKIQCIDVSMMLAEAVRRTHNGESVSYLFSNVPY